From the Pomacea canaliculata isolate SZHN2017 linkage group LG14, ASM307304v1, whole genome shotgun sequence genome, one window contains:
- the LOC112555173 gene encoding putative 2'-deoxynucleoside 5'-phosphate N-hydrolase 1, whose translation MSFKIYFAGSIRGGRQDAALYERIIKQLQQYGHVFTEHVGNPDLEKGEVDTTDKQIHDRDMNWMQESDVLVAECTQPSLGVGYEIGQAFALNKKILCLFRPDSGKSLSAMIRGAENGTSFVVKDYKEGDIPDLLKNFFSNL comes from the exons ATGAGCTTTAAAATCTACTTTGCTGGGAGTATCCGAGGTGGTCGCCAGGATGCTGCGTTATATGAACGTATAATTAAACAACTACAACAATATGGCCATGTCTTCACAGAGCATGTTGGAAATCCAGACCTTGAGAAAG GAGAAGTAGAtacaacagacaaacagattCATGACAGAGATATGAACTGGATGCAAGAATCTGATG TCCTTGTGGCAGAATGCACACAACCATCTCTAGGTGTTGGCTATGAGATAGGGCAGGCTTTTGCACTCAACAAGAAAATTCTTTGTCTGTTTCGTCCAGATTCTGGGAAAT cGCTATCAGCAATGATTCGAGGAGCAGAAAATGGCACCTCATTTGTTGTTAAAGACTACAAGGAAGGAGACATCCCAGACTTGCTAAAGAACTTTTTCTCAAACCTTTAA
- the LOC112555916 gene encoding uncharacterized protein LOC112555916 — translation MRDDIKYVKRRLARMEKQHQEKEVTGGKLQEGFQFPLQSSEDVDRLEWDWKTDPGKRTHSECHLAMGGIFTLKHVVRSTLSVLFSTDSAQCYSFNGLKEKKGLKNHSFTLQTVQDAARKSYPEATYADLQVHTSIWLTGARD, via the exons atgagagatgatataaaatatgtgaaaagGAGGCTCGCAAGGATGGAGAAACAACACCAGGAAAAGGAGGTGACAGGAGGAAAACTGCAAGAGGGGTTCCAGTTTCCCTTACAATCTTCAGAGGATGTTGACCGTCTGGAGTGGGATTGGAAGACTGACCCAGGAAAACGGACACACTCA gaatgccatttgGCAATGGGTGGAATATTCACTTTAAAGCACGTGGTGAGGAGCAcactatctgtgctattttcaactgactCAGCCCAGTGTTACAGCTTCAATGgtctgaaagagaagaagggactcaagaaccactcCTTTactttacaaacagttcagg atgctgcaagaaaaagttatcctgaagctacatATGCTGACCTGCAGGTGCATACATCAATTTGGTTAACTGGTGCTCGGGATTGA
- the LOC112555100 gene encoding uncharacterized protein LOC112555100, whose protein sequence is MSRAPFQVDADILKKRLNSLTARTSRLSAEYDLLMERVELLEKQGLQNNELMEKETKVVLLLEFLMRDDVRAHVINDYVVVFFRLVLLKMRQQGHDFDDVLQLSKALGEEEVALVFRLILRDLDFPESELGSVLTLLEATKHRKWPSPDASQVQTSSPAGDAQISSALIYLRAQDELDPQVNASLRRANLFSARERFERHGRVRGRARHKHER, encoded by the exons ATGAGCCGGGCGCCGTTTCAAGTAGACGCTGATATTCTGAAAAAGAGACTGAATAGTCTGACAGCACGGACATCGAGGCTCAGCGCCGAATACGATCTGCTTATGGAGCGAGTGGAACTGCTGGAGAAGCAAGGACTCCAGAACAACGAACTG ATGGAGAAGGAGACAAAGGTGGTGCTACTTTTGGAGTTCTTGATGCGCGATGACGTCAGAGCCCACGTCATCAACGACTACGTTGTCGTGTTTTTCCGGCTCGTGCTTTTGAAGATGCGACAGCAGGGCCACGACTTCGACGACGTGCTGCAGCTGAGCAAGGCGCTGGGTGAGGAGGAAGTGGCCCTTGTCTTCAG GCTGATCCTGCGGGACCTCGATTTCCCCGAGAGTGAGCTTGGCTCAGTGTTAACGCTGCTGGAGGCCACCAAACACCGGAAGTGGCCTTCCCCCGACGCCTCGCAGGTGCAGACGTCGTCACCCGCCGGGGACGCGCAGATTTCCTCCGCTCTCATCTACCTGCGCGCACAAGACGAACTTGACCCTCAGGTCAACGCTTCGCTGCGTCGCGCCAATCTGTTTAGCGCACGAGAGCGTTTTGAGCGACACGGTCGTGTGCGAGGTCGTGCCCGACACAAACATGAACGATAA